The Mycoplasma sp. 1654_15 genome contains a region encoding:
- the hpt gene encoding hypoxanthine phosphoribosyltransferase, producing the protein MEQDFRVEKILYNQDFIEGKIKEIAEWINTTYKDSKELVLVGLLKGSILFLGQLIKSVKVDHTIDFIVATSYYGGSKSTGTIKIVTDLGHDIKGKDVLIIEDIVDSGITIEKVMEHLKTKQPNSIKVATLLNKSAKRKVDFTPDKIGIEVPDLFLIGYGLDYQEKFRNLPYIGVLKKEFIED; encoded by the coding sequence ATGGAACAAGATTTTAGAGTAGAAAAAATTTTATACAATCAAGATTTTATTGAAGGAAAAATTAAAGAAATTGCTGAATGAATCAATACAACTTACAAAGATTCAAAAGAATTAGTATTGGTAGGCTTATTAAAAGGATCTATACTTTTTTTAGGACAATTAATTAAAAGTGTTAAAGTAGACCACACAATTGACTTTATAGTTGCAACTTCTTACTATGGAGGAAGCAAATCAACTGGTACAATTAAAATTGTTACAGATTTAGGACACGACATTAAAGGTAAAGATGTTTTAATTATTGAAGATATTGTTGATTCTGGAATCACTATCGAAAAAGTAATGGAACACTTAAAAACCAAACAGCCAAATAGCATAAAAGTAGCTACATTATTAAACAAATCTGCAAAAAGAAAAGTAGATTTTACACCTGACAAAATAGGTATTGAAGTCCCTGACTTATTTTTAATAGGTTATGGATTAGATTATCAAGAAAAATTTAGAAACCTACCATATATTGGAGTTCTAAAAAAAGAATTTATAGAAGATTAA
- the rsmI gene encoding 16S rRNA (cytidine(1402)-2'-O)-methyltransferase: MKKISIVSTPIGNLKDITLRALEVLNNSDIILCEDTRISIKLLNYYKIKNKTLISYHKFNEYKSLEQISSFLDQGKKIALISDAGTPLISDPGQILVKYCHANSIGLEIIPGASAVISSFALSGFDLPFSFVGFLKETSSQRIKQLQQFLQDVSYIFFVSPYKLIPTLTDIEKVFENKAKIFLIKEMTKIHEKYLFGTANQVKEALGESIKGEFTLVLRIESDVKLKVKKNKYEKYSKISEKKVI; the protein is encoded by the coding sequence ATGAAAAAAATCTCTATAGTTTCTACTCCAATTGGTAATTTAAAAGATATTACTCTTCGTGCTTTAGAAGTTTTAAACAACTCTGATATTATTTTATGCGAAGACACTCGAATAAGTATAAAATTATTAAATTACTACAAAATCAAGAATAAAACATTAATTTCCTATCATAAATTTAATGAATATAAATCTTTAGAACAAATTTCTTCATTTTTAGACCAAGGCAAAAAAATAGCTTTAATCTCAGATGCAGGAACTCCGTTGATTTCAGATCCAGGTCAAATCTTAGTAAAATATTGTCACGCAAATTCTATAGGTCTTGAAATCATCCCGGGAGCTAGTGCAGTTATTTCTTCTTTTGCTTTATCAGGTTTTGATTTACCTTTTAGTTTTGTAGGCTTTTTAAAAGAAACCTCTTCACAAAGAATAAAACAATTGCAACAATTTTTACAAGATGTATCTTACATATTTTTTGTTTCCCCTTATAAGTTAATTCCAACGCTTACAGATATAGAAAAAGTCTTTGAAAATAAAGCAAAAATATTTCTAATTAAAGAGATGACAAAGATACATGAAAAGTATTTATTTGGAACAGCAAATCAAGTAAAAGAAGCACTAGGAGAAAGTATAAAAGGCGAGTTTACCCTTGTTCTTAGAATAGAGTCCGATGTTAAATTAAAAGTTAAAAAAAATAAGTATGAAAAATACTCAAAAATTTCTGAAAAAAAAGTGATATAA
- a CDS encoding DNA polymerase III subunit delta': protein MKHFSKIIATQNNLFHAYLIASLNEEKINNYVETLLHKVGIDLKKTNLNLKSLDIKENIVKSDVIKAFNDLYFSSFSEQNDKILLIKNIDLANTSILNSILKTLEEPPKNTIIILTTEHIERVLPTIKSRCQVFNIYEDDKKQILNSLNKENNFYEYNALFVNIFSSLKEIKNNITDDNTKLLSEIQKSLEKNYKQTNQLINFIYNKLTKENAFFFLSVIKLFFFSVLSKDFSIFPSFWKDNLKNWENKLKQKEKNFDTKYFEIIDLTNTLIPSLETAQNFILQKNSFLVNLSENLQ from the coding sequence ATGAAACACTTTTCAAAAATAATTGCTACTCAGAATAATCTATTTCATGCCTATTTAATTGCTAGCTTAAATGAAGAAAAAATCAACAACTATGTAGAAACTTTGCTACATAAAGTAGGCATTGATTTAAAGAAAACAAACTTAAACTTAAAGTCTTTAGACATAAAAGAAAATATAGTTAAATCAGATGTAATTAAAGCTTTTAATGATCTTTATTTTTCTTCATTTTCTGAACAAAACGATAAAATTTTACTAATCAAAAACATAGATTTAGCTAATACTTCAATTCTTAATTCAATTTTAAAAACTTTGGAAGAACCTCCAAAAAATACAATAATTATTTTAACAACCGAGCATATTGAAAGAGTTTTACCTACTATAAAATCTAGGTGCCAAGTATTTAATATTTATGAAGACGATAAAAAGCAAATTTTAAACTCTTTAAACAAAGAAAATAATTTTTATGAATACAATGCATTGTTTGTTAATATTTTCTCAAGTTTAAAAGAAATTAAAAATAACATTACAGATGATAATACAAAATTACTATCTGAAATTCAAAAATCTTTAGAAAAGAATTACAAACAAACAAATCAATTAATAAACTTTATTTATAATAAATTAACAAAAGAAAATGCCTTCTTTTTCCTTTCGGTTATAAAACTATTTTTCTTTAGTGTTTTGTCAAAAGATTTTTCCATTTTTCCTTCATTTTGAAAGGATAATTTAAAAAATTGAGAAAATAAACTAAAACAAAAAGAAAAGAATTTTGATACAAAATATTTTGAAATTATTGATTTAACAAATACTTTAATTCCATCATTAGAAACAGCTCAAAATTTCATACTACAAAAAAATAGTTTTTTAGTTAATTTATCTGAAAATCTTCAATAA
- the tmk gene encoding dTMP kinase translates to MFITFEGIDGSGKSTIIKKFFNYLQSQFPQTEIIITREPGGFEVPEAELIRNLLLEKKYEISKLTEVILFAASRRLHLEKLIWPSIKEGKIVICDRFIDSSIAYQGFGNEIDIQQIETLNNWISSNTQPDLTFWLDVPVEKAFARKSSDHDRIEDKGNGFFVKVSNGYKYLFDKYPDRIIRVDASKNEEAVFEQIKKAFEEKREKLINLWNTFQK, encoded by the coding sequence ATGTTTATAACTTTTGAAGGAATTGATGGTTCTGGTAAATCAACAATAATTAAAAAATTTTTTAATTATTTACAAAGCCAATTTCCACAAACTGAAATTATTATAACCAGAGAACCTGGTGGTTTTGAGGTTCCTGAAGCAGAACTTATTAGGAATTTATTATTAGAAAAAAAATACGAAATTAGTAAGCTAACAGAAGTAATTTTATTTGCAGCTTCTAGAAGATTACATTTAGAAAAATTAATCTGACCTTCAATAAAAGAAGGAAAAATAGTAATTTGTGATAGATTTATTGACTCTTCAATTGCTTATCAAGGTTTTGGAAATGAAATTGATATTCAGCAAATCGAAACACTAAATAATTGAATTTCTAGCAACACACAACCAGATTTAACATTTTGATTAGATGTTCCTGTTGAAAAAGCATTCGCAAGAAAAAGTTCAGATCACGATCGTATAGAAGATAAGGGAAATGGTTTTTTTGTGAAAGTTTCCAATGGATATAAATATTTATTTGACAAATATCCTGACAGAATCATTCGTGTTGATGCTTCTAAAAACGAAGAGGCAGTTTTTGAACAAATTAAAAAAGCTTTTGAAGAAAAAAGAGAAAAATTAATAAATTTATGAAACACTTTTCAAAAATAA
- a CDS encoding toprim domain-containing protein produces MFGKDYEELIAIFKTFPSVGKKQAEKFFYFLLNKDVEFLQNLSQRIIKLKQSLQPCERCNFVSPNVVCSICLDTDRSSQIMLVESSSDVTKLENLKFYQGKYFVFDYKKGVPEQHLNTRINQLKKIIKENTELIVAFSFNIEGLVLANFVTNHKMLKDVKISKLATGIPLGAQIEYVDELTLKEAIKNRK; encoded by the coding sequence ATGTTTGGTAAGGATTATGAAGAATTAATTGCTATTTTTAAGACCTTTCCAAGCGTAGGAAAAAAACAAGCAGAAAAGTTTTTTTATTTTTTATTAAATAAAGACGTTGAATTTCTTCAAAATCTTAGTCAAAGAATTATTAAACTAAAACAAAGTCTACAACCTTGCGAACGTTGTAATTTTGTATCACCCAATGTAGTTTGTTCCATTTGTTTAGACACTGATCGAAGTTCACAAATCATGTTGGTTGAAAGCTCTAGTGATGTTACAAAATTAGAAAATTTGAAATTTTATCAAGGAAAATATTTTGTTTTTGATTATAAAAAAGGTGTTCCAGAACAACATTTAAATACAAGAATTAACCAGCTAAAAAAAATTATTAAAGAAAATACAGAATTAATTGTAGCTTTTTCATTTAATATTGAAGGTTTAGTGCTAGCAAATTTTGTAACAAATCACAAAATGTTAAAAGATGTAAAAATCAGTAAATTAGCAACGGGAATTCCTTTGGGTGCACAAATTGAATATGTTGATGAATTAACATTAAAAGAAGCTATAAAGAACAGAAAATAA
- a CDS encoding YbaB/EbfC family nucleoid-associated protein encodes MNIQELMKQAQKMQKEIKEKEKKLNQEEFTFSRHGIELVISGGREIKKINIAPQLADPEDMETLEELLIITINEALLEINKKHEALMPKQEGSPF; translated from the coding sequence ATGAATATACAAGAATTAATGAAACAAGCACAGAAAATGCAAAAAGAAATCAAAGAAAAAGAAAAAAAATTAAATCAAGAAGAGTTTACTTTTTCAAGACATGGAATCGAATTAGTGATTTCGGGTGGAAGAGAAATCAAGAAAATTAATATTGCCCCTCAACTTGCAGATCCAGAAGATATGGAAACTCTCGAAGAACTTTTAATCATTACTATTAACGAAGCTTTGTTAGAAATTAATAAAAAACACGAAGCTCTTATGCCAAAACAAGAAGGATCTCCCTTTTAA
- the dnaX gene encoding DNA polymerase III subunit gamma/tau has translation MSKNYLAFYRKYRPKTLADVVGQDFIVQTLKNIISTDKIFHAYLFSGPRGTGKTSIAKIFASTINCSHKSDSFIPCQECQDNVNNSFDIVEMDGASNNGVDEIRELINNVNNLPVNSKYKIYIIDEVHMLSSSAFNAFLKTLEEPPKHIIFILATTEPQKIPLTILSRVQRFNFRKISEKEIVSRLEFVLQKEEISYENEALWAIAQLSYGSLRDALSMVEQLSNFSRSQIHMVDVENLFGLTSTQKLIEIIKKIDSQDVKQTFHLISSVLEEGANPVILISSLISLVKNFIIYKKTKDSSLLEGFSLDQIEKIPFSVLSAYKFQDILVATQKELHNSNNPTMTIQLAILKFFSATDKSIAEQTVFNNGPDPRDIHLKHLYETTDLKPSREASLASMEELALVTELSLDKKKKPSWLNEIKNTSRVKPENSNPFATNSWKDDFKPNITSKMKQNEEIKPQNEDALTLLNQDTLIAEIKNELESQQQDKAIEINNPQGLALFEDNVPEEAEETNQENFQCQQNLLQNQEHFYQETNNLYNNIPQTPKTEEVVDYLSEEQVYNLFRLYTQNIEQNKNINIKIKKEWNDKVKLASTNPEYSLFYELLKKSKLIVSSSEFILVTLAEEDPELENYFIQVLQNHPTLAIKTLEYIFKTPMHLFFISSKLSKITIKNWKENSTFLKNIPAVPLTKLSAESLSDESRLLEIFPNRKTQSKKRKLS, from the coding sequence ATGTCAAAAAATTACTTGGCTTTTTATAGGAAATATCGTCCAAAAACTTTAGCTGATGTTGTAGGTCAAGATTTTATAGTTCAAACATTAAAAAACATCATTTCTACTGATAAAATCTTTCATGCTTATTTATTTTCTGGACCTAGAGGAACGGGAAAAACTTCCATTGCTAAGATATTTGCAAGCACTATTAACTGTTCTCATAAAAGCGATTCTTTTATTCCTTGTCAAGAGTGCCAAGACAATGTAAATAATTCTTTTGACATTGTTGAAATGGATGGTGCTTCAAACAACGGAGTTGATGAAATTAGAGAACTTATTAATAATGTGAATAATTTACCAGTTAATTCTAAGTATAAAATTTACATTATTGACGAAGTTCATATGCTTTCTTCTAGTGCTTTTAATGCTTTTTTGAAAACTTTAGAAGAACCACCAAAACATATTATTTTTATTTTAGCAACAACAGAACCACAAAAAATTCCTTTAACCATTTTATCAAGAGTGCAAAGATTTAATTTTAGAAAAATAAGTGAAAAAGAAATAGTTTCCAGACTAGAATTTGTGCTTCAAAAAGAAGAAATTTCCTATGAAAATGAAGCACTTTGAGCTATTGCGCAACTTTCATACGGAAGCTTAAGAGATGCTCTTTCTATGGTAGAACAATTAAGTAATTTTTCTAGATCACAAATTCATATGGTCGATGTAGAAAATTTATTTGGTTTAACTTCCACCCAAAAACTAATTGAAATTATCAAAAAAATTGATAGTCAAGATGTTAAGCAAACATTTCATTTAATTTCTTCAGTTTTAGAAGAAGGCGCTAATCCAGTCATTTTAATTAGTTCTCTTATATCTTTAGTCAAAAATTTTATTATTTATAAAAAAACTAAAGATAGTTCACTTTTAGAAGGATTTTCACTTGATCAGATTGAAAAAATTCCATTTTCAGTTTTGTCTGCATACAAATTTCAAGACATTTTAGTGGCTACACAGAAGGAACTTCATAATTCCAATAATCCAACAATGACCATTCAATTAGCAATTCTTAAATTCTTTTCTGCTACTGATAAATCTATTGCAGAACAAACTGTTTTTAATAATGGTCCAGACCCAAGAGACATTCATCTAAAACATCTTTATGAAACTACAGATTTAAAACCCAGCAGAGAAGCTTCATTAGCTTCTATGGAAGAACTAGCTTTAGTAACAGAATTATCTTTAGATAAAAAGAAAAAACCAAGTTGATTGAATGAAATTAAAAATACTTCTAGAGTTAAACCAGAAAATTCAAATCCATTTGCAACAAACAGTTGAAAAGATGATTTTAAGCCTAATATTACTTCAAAAATGAAGCAAAATGAAGAGATAAAACCACAAAACGAAGATGCATTAACATTGCTAAATCAAGATACTCTAATTGCAGAAATTAAAAACGAATTAGAATCTCAACAACAAGATAAAGCAATTGAAATTAACAATCCTCAAGGTCTAGCGCTTTTTGAAGACAATGTTCCTGAAGAAGCTGAGGAAACAAATCAAGAAAATTTTCAATGCCAGCAAAATTTACTTCAAAATCAAGAACATTTTTATCAAGAAACTAATAATTTATATAATAATATTCCACAAACACCTAAAACAGAGGAAGTTGTTGATTATTTAAGTGAAGAACAAGTATATAATTTGTTCCGTCTATACACACAGAATATAGAACAAAATAAAAATATCAATATAAAAATAAAAAAAGAATGAAATGATAAAGTTAAATTAGCTTCGACTAATCCAGAATATTCTCTTTTTTATGAATTGCTAAAAAAATCAAAACTAATTGTTAGTTCTTCAGAATTTATTTTAGTAACTCTTGCAGAAGAAGATCCAGAATTAGAAAATTACTTTATTCAGGTGCTACAAAACCACCCCACATTGGCAATTAAAACTTTAGAATATATTTTTAAAACCCCAATGCATTTGTTTTTTATTTCAAGCAAATTAAGTAAAATAACTATTAAAAACTGAAAGGAAAATTCAACCTTTTTAAAAAATATACCAGCAGTACCTCTAACTAAACTTTCTGCAGAATCATTAAGTGATGAAAGCAGGTTGCTTGAAATTTTTCCTAACAGAAAAACACAGTCCAAAAAGAGAAAATTATCATAA
- a CDS encoding DegV family protein gives MKIAIVVDSSTGLDPQLAHKLDVFFLPLIIYVDEKEYKDGIDLKEGEIFELISKNTKVKTSTTLLGEVQQMIEKLSKEYDKVILYPISQYLSSQYQNFVNLAREFSNVKVVSSTKLSLLTVLDILKFKENIENGVDFDTAFEELNQEIEGKFLLFPHDNSYLVNSGRLSPSAAALTKLLKIVPVIKFEQGRLQKEGKGNIFTKTVLKFFKQTVDEFGEGYQIVLLHSNNENISKIKEEMENYSQQKIYTFNVPDVIAVHAGPQALAFAVLKVEEKHINKIVEIFN, from the coding sequence ATGAAAATAGCAATAGTAGTAGATTCATCTACTGGACTTGATCCTCAATTAGCACATAAGTTAGATGTGTTTTTTTTACCCTTAATTATTTATGTTGATGAAAAAGAATATAAAGATGGCATTGACTTAAAAGAAGGAGAAATTTTCGAATTAATTAGTAAGAACACCAAAGTAAAAACTTCAACAACTTTACTCGGTGAAGTTCAGCAAATGATTGAAAAATTAAGTAAAGAATATGACAAAGTTATTCTTTATCCAATTAGTCAATATTTATCTTCTCAGTATCAAAATTTTGTAAATTTAGCAAGAGAATTTTCAAACGTAAAAGTAGTAAGTTCTACTAAACTTTCTCTTCTTACAGTTTTAGATATTTTAAAATTCAAAGAAAATATAGAAAATGGTGTAGATTTTGACACAGCATTTGAAGAACTAAATCAAGAAATAGAAGGGAAATTTTTACTTTTTCCACATGATAATTCATATCTAGTAAATTCAGGTCGTCTTTCTCCTTCAGCAGCAGCTTTAACCAAGTTGTTAAAGATAGTTCCAGTCATTAAATTTGAACAAGGAAGGCTTCAAAAAGAAGGAAAAGGTAACATTTTTACAAAGACAGTTTTAAAATTTTTTAAACAAACCGTGGATGAATTTGGAGAAGGATATCAAATAGTTTTACTTCATTCCAACAACGAAAATATTTCTAAAATTAAAGAAGAAATGGAAAATTATTCACAACAAAAAATTTATACCTTTAATGTTCCAGATGTGATCGCAGTTCATGCAGGACCACAAGCTTTGGCTTTTGCAGTTTTAAAAGTAGAAGAAAAACATATAAATAAAATCGTGGAGATTTTTAACTAA
- a CDS encoding lipoate--protein ligase translates to MIIYVTKKTSPFYTLPMEELLLKDPSIKEDIMYFYQHDNAIIIGKNQNIYEEVKLDVVEKEKIEIYRRLSGGGAVYHDLGNINFSFITKKENNNYEKFLTPIIEFFQSLGLDARFKGRNDLVVNGAKVSGNAQIVYKDRMVHHGTILFDANLSKLSEVLIPNKLKIESKGIKSIRQRVTNILSELNFKMGHDEFIEKLISFFEQKYHTKRQELPKKYDEELKELGEFKKSKEWVFGKNPSFSFKTQAKTDGGILTILANIDNNQIYDIAFEGDFLSQKPVEEIYHLFIDQEFSKENISKILDSIDLEYYFGAIKKEEIIALFFGELEGK, encoded by the coding sequence ATGATTATTTATGTCACCAAAAAAACTTCTCCTTTTTATACTTTACCAATGGAAGAACTCCTTTTAAAGGATCCAAGTATAAAAGAAGATATTATGTATTTTTACCAACATGATAATGCAATTATTATTGGTAAAAACCAAAATATTTACGAAGAAGTAAAATTAGATGTAGTTGAAAAAGAAAAAATCGAAATTTACAGAAGACTTTCAGGTGGTGGTGCTGTTTATCACGACCTTGGAAATATTAATTTTTCTTTTATTACAAAAAAAGAAAACAATAATTATGAAAAATTTTTAACACCTATTATAGAATTTTTTCAGTCTTTAGGCTTAGATGCTAGGTTTAAAGGAAGAAATGATTTAGTGGTTAATGGAGCAAAAGTATCTGGTAATGCTCAAATAGTTTATAAAGACAGAATGGTTCATCATGGAACTATTTTATTTGATGCTAATTTATCAAAGCTATCAGAAGTATTAATTCCAAATAAATTAAAAATAGAGTCTAAAGGTATTAAGAGCATTAGACAACGTGTAACTAATATTTTATCTGAACTAAATTTCAAAATGGGACACGATGAATTTATTGAAAAATTAATTTCTTTTTTTGAACAAAAATACCATACAAAAAGACAAGAATTACCTAAAAAATATGATGAAGAATTAAAAGAATTAGGAGAATTTAAAAAATCTAAAGAGTGAGTTTTTGGAAAAAATCCTTCTTTTTCCTTCAAAACTCAAGCAAAAACAGATGGTGGAATTTTAACAATTCTTGCTAATATTGATAATAATCAAATTTATGATATTGCTTTTGAAGGTGATTTTTTATCTCAAAAACCAGTAGAAGAAATTTATCATTTGTTTATAGATCAAGAATTTTCTAAAGAAAATATTTCTAAAATTTTAGATTCTATAGATTTAGAATATTATTTTGGTGCTATTAAAAAAGAAGAAATTATTGCTTTATTTTTCGGTGAATTAGAAGGGAAATAA
- a CDS encoding alpha/beta fold hydrolase has product MFTRKSIDIDGELISYIEENNNKPKILFLHGFASSGESAQQLYNIKNRTYDIIALDFPGCGHSSTKKPISIEYYQFIAKRFAQEMNLKDFIVIGHSLGGASALYLLNEKVAKKAILGAPINYDMLHSTSQKVKQKWLLPDNLQQAYESMDSLVFADKLGYKNNLNKTAERFFNFMSIRKPAFLDMVINEILNPSYLENNIKSLYLQRNDYEFIIGEKDLFVTYNSIMSVAVENNKKVHSLPDCGHALFFEKPEEINKIIEDIVKEVY; this is encoded by the coding sequence ATGTTTACAAGAAAAAGTATTGACATTGACGGCGAATTAATTTCATATATCGAAGAAAATAATAATAAACCTAAAATTTTATTTTTACATGGTTTTGCTTCATCAGGAGAATCTGCACAACAACTTTATAATATTAAAAATAGAACTTATGATATTATTGCTTTAGATTTTCCTGGTTGTGGTCACTCTAGCACTAAAAAACCTATTAGTATTGAGTATTATCAGTTTATTGCTAAAAGATTTGCTCAAGAAATGAATTTGAAGGATTTTATAGTAATTGGACACTCTTTAGGTGGAGCTAGTGCACTTTATTTACTTAACGAAAAAGTTGCAAAAAAAGCTATTTTAGGCGCTCCTATAAATTATGATATGCTTCATTCAACTAGTCAAAAAGTTAAACAAAAATGACTATTACCTGATAATTTGCAACAAGCATATGAAAGTATGGATTCACTTGTATTTGCTGATAAATTAGGATATAAAAATAACTTAAACAAAACAGCAGAAAGATTTTTTAATTTTATGTCTATCAGAAAGCCAGCTTTTTTAGATATGGTAATAAATGAAATTTTAAATCCTTCTTACCTTGAAAACAACATTAAAAGTCTTTATTTACAAAGAAATGACTATGAATTTATTATAGGAGAAAAAGACTTATTTGTTACTTATAATTCAATTATGTCTGTTGCTGTAGAAAATAACAAAAAAGTGCATTCACTTCCGGATTGTGGTCATGCGCTATTTTTTGAAAAACCTGAAGAAATTAATAAAATCATTGAAGATATAGTTAAAGAAGTTTACTAA
- a CDS encoding MSC_0882 family membrane protein, protein MLFKKKNQNQNYQPDFQQNPNAPYPPQYPQQYQQNYPQQGYPQQGYPQQYPPYQQPPYGQQMYPGQQDNRNKSIEKEVKKIFGSETRILLGQIIISLLCFIFLAFVIVTRFLGTQFPSEKANKFFSNNEYNYGLLIFPIALAILFFFSFIKCVIDRGATKKAIKIFREQLQANSTVFTMPGVLPNIVKKLTLKQVTRSWIAAYFVTAGLIFASVLFFLSTQPTQVADTAGKKILQGIQELVANFLTKHFQNPQLVGGLMYAGVAVVFVLGLLNYLVIRKRLANIDAVFGQVYRREIDIDRIRSKRHFICFIIYACLILFPIIFIVILWRRKRGKK, encoded by the coding sequence ATGTTATTTAAGAAAAAAAACCAAAATCAAAACTATCAACCAGATTTTCAACAAAATCCTAATGCACCATATCCACCTCAATATCCACAACAATACCAACAAAACTATCCTCAACAAGGTTATCCACAACAAGGTTATCCTCAGCAATATCCTCCATATCAGCAACCACCTTATGGTCAGCAAATGTATCCAGGTCAGCAAGATAATAGAAATAAAAGTATAGAAAAAGAAGTAAAAAAGATCTTTGGATCTGAAACCAGAATCTTGTTAGGACAAATAATTATTTCATTACTTTGCTTCATTTTTCTTGCTTTTGTAATTGTTACAAGATTTTTAGGAACTCAATTTCCTTCAGAAAAAGCAAATAAGTTTTTTTCTAATAATGAATATAATTATGGTTTATTAATTTTCCCAATAGCTTTAGCGATTTTATTTTTCTTTAGTTTTATTAAATGTGTAATTGATCGCGGAGCTACTAAAAAAGCTATAAAAATTTTTAGAGAACAATTACAAGCAAACTCAACTGTATTTACAATGCCAGGAGTTCTGCCAAATATAGTAAAAAAACTTACTTTAAAACAAGTAACTAGAAGCTGAATAGCTGCATATTTTGTAACTGCTGGTTTAATTTTTGCTTCTGTATTATTCTTTTTAAGTACACAACCTACACAAGTAGCAGATACAGCGGGTAAAAAAATTCTTCAAGGAATTCAAGAATTAGTAGCTAACTTTTTAACTAAACACTTCCAAAATCCTCAACTAGTAGGTGGATTAATGTACGCAGGAGTAGCAGTTGTATTTGTTTTAGGTTTACTAAACTATTTAGTTATAAGAAAAAGACTTGCAAATATTGATGCTGTTTTTGGTCAAGTATACAGAAGAGAAATAGACATAGATCGTATTAGATCAAAAAGACATTTTATTTGTTTCATAATTTACGCTTGCTTAATTTTATTCCCAATTATTTTCATAGTTATTCTTTGAAGACGTAAAAGAGGGAAAAAATAA
- the fba gene encoding class II fructose-1,6-bisphosphate aldolase: protein MKKLVNAKEILQKAHKNGYAVPHININNLEWVKVILSTCQKLNSPVILGISEGALKYMGGVKTVFNLVTNLMDFLKITIPVVLHIDHGTVETCLAAIKTGFTSVMYDGSHESFEVNLKNTKKVVAAASKKDVSVEAEVGSIGGEEDGVVGLGEIASVEEALKMKEAGVTMLAAGIGNIHGIYPPNWKSLDFDTLKTLSFATQLPLVLHGGSGIPTDQIQEAIKLGISKININTELQLANAKGITDFIISGEIKKGKNYDPRKMYAPGIKLMEETIEKKILEFGSKDKA from the coding sequence ATGAAAAAATTAGTAAATGCTAAAGAAATTTTACAAAAAGCACATAAAAATGGTTATGCAGTTCCACACATTAATATTAATAACTTAGAATGAGTTAAAGTTATTCTTTCAACTTGTCAAAAACTAAATTCACCTGTAATTTTAGGAATCTCAGAAGGTGCACTTAAATATATGGGAGGCGTAAAAACAGTCTTTAATTTAGTAACAAATTTAATGGACTTTTTAAAAATCACAATTCCTGTTGTTCTTCATATTGACCATGGAACAGTTGAAACTTGTTTAGCAGCTATCAAAACAGGATTTACTTCAGTTATGTATGATGGTTCACATGAAAGTTTTGAAGTTAACTTAAAAAATACTAAAAAAGTGGTTGCTGCAGCTTCTAAAAAAGATGTTTCAGTTGAAGCAGAAGTTGGTTCTATCGGAGGAGAAGAAGACGGAGTTGTAGGGCTAGGAGAGATAGCTTCAGTAGAAGAAGCTTTAAAAATGAAGGAAGCAGGAGTAACAATGCTTGCTGCAGGTATAGGAAATATTCACGGAATTTATCCTCCAAATTGAAAATCTTTAGACTTCGACACATTAAAAACTCTTTCTTTTGCTACACAATTACCTCTAGTTTTACATGGTGGATCAGGAATTCCAACTGATCAAATCCAAGAAGCTATTAAGCTAGGAATTTCTAAAATTAACATAAATACTGAATTACAATTAGCAAATGCTAAAGGAATTACAGACTTTATTATTTCTGGAGAAATCAAAAAAGGTAAAAATTACGACCCAAGAAAAATGTATGCTCCTGGAATTAAATTAATGGAAGAAACTATTGAGAAAAAAATATTAGAATTTGGTTCAAAAGATAAAGCATAA